The sequence ATGTCCCGCCATCATTTGGTTGACAAAGGACTTCGCACGCCTGCTGGGCTACTACACTGCAGAAGGATGGATCGGCTACGCCGGAGGACGACCTCACTCTGTCAACCTGTGCTTCAACTTGGAGGAGGTCGATGTCGTCGAGGACGCCAAGAAGTGTTTCAGCTCCGTCTTTCCCGGCTGCCACGTCTCTTTGAGCGCTGACGAGGAAGGGCACAGCGTCACGCTGACCCTCTCCTCTGTCCCAATCGCAGCGCTCTTTGCGAAGCTATGTGGTGCAGGATTCGCGAACAAGCGCGTCCCGGAGCAAATCCTCTCCGTTAAGGAAGTATACGCTCTTGAGTACTTGCGGGGTTGCTTCGGCGATGGCTATGTCATCAACAGCGGCACCCTGTGCTGGAAGATGAAAAACCCGCTCCTGATAGCCCAGCTCTCGTACCTGCTCGGCTTAATGGGAGTAATGACTTCCATCAGCAAGGACGGTTTCTCGCTCTTGGTTTCAGGAAGAACCGAGGTGGAGAAGGTTCAGTCTGTCATCTTGCATCAAAAGGACATGGTATTCATAGCGCAGCACTTGACCTCTGGGGGGAGCAGTTCGTACCTAATGCCCAAGGCGTTTCCAGCAGTCGCGAGCAGATTGATGGAAATTAGGCAGGAAATAGGGAGGCACAATTATCACGACCTCAGAAGCAGGTACACGTACCGTCGGCTGTGTGAGGTAAGAGCGAAGGGGACAGAAGGAGGAATCAACAGGGCGCGCGTCATTCAGACACTCGAACACCTGTTAGCCTGCTCGTCACGCCGAACACCTGAGGAGGTGGTGAGCAAAGCGAAGGCCGTGTTGAAACTGGTCGAGAGTGACGTTGCATTCGACCCGGTCGCCCAGATTGAACAGTCAGAGGAAGTTGATGAGTATGTCTATGACTTCTCGATCCCCGGCGAGGAACGTTTCATAGGAGGTCGGTCAGGAATTGTTCTGCACAACTCAGCCAACGCCGCGCACTTGAGGGAGCTGACGACGCCCAAGGCCGTCTGGTTGGGCGTCTGGGCCTCGGACATCGTGAAGTACAAGCTTCCCTCGGACAAGCTCACTGATGTGGACATCAAGAGGCTCTACGAGCTGAAGGCCGACCCGCGGTACACGGAGAAGATGTGGCACGACGAACTCGACACCTTCCTCAAGATCAAGAAGAAGAGCGAGCAGGAGGCGTTCGCGAGGTACGGCCTCAGCTACATAGTCGACAAGTATCTGCCCGAGAAGCTCGAACTCATGAAAAGCGCCTAGGCTACGCCGAGAACTTCTAATACTCAATGGTTTCTGGCTGGCCGAGACAAGCGTTGACGTTTACCGCACAGCAGTCGAGGGTCGATGCCCTCATTCGCCTGGTCGGCCTGATAGTGATAGGCTTCGGAGGGCTGCTCATCTACTACACTTACGGAAACGCCGCAGACCCCGGTATGGCTCCCCCACTCGTCGCAGTCTATTACGCACTCGGTGTTCTCTTACTGATTGTTGGCCTGGTCGCGGCCTTCGCGAAGTTCAAGTGACGTCGACAATGAAATCACGGATAGCTGTCGCTGGCGTGGGCAACTGTGCCTCCGTCTTTGTTCAGGGGCTGGAGTACTACTCAACGGGAGGGACGGAGGGGCTCTGGCATCCAAGAGTCGCAGGGATGAGGGCGAGCGACCTCAAAGTGGTCGCAGCCTTCGACGTCGACCCGAGGAAGGTGGGTCTGGACCTCCACAAGGCGATATTTGCCGCTCCCAACGTCGCCAGAAGGTACGTCGAGCCCAAGTCCTCAAGGGTGAAGGTCAGCGCAGGCATCTCCGCGGCAGATGCAGCGCCTCATCTCAGGTCCAGCAGGCTGGAGACCGCTGACAGGGCCGAGGTCGCCAGGCAGCTCGAGGCGGCAGACGCCGACATCCTTGTCAACCTGATCTCTTCCGGCTCGGACGCCTCGTCTGAAGGATACGCGCTCGCAGCGCTTGAAGCAGGATGCGCCTTCGTAAACTGCGCCCCGTCCCTGCTGCTGCGCAGGAAGAGCCTCGTCGCCAAATTCGCGAAGTCCAAGCTCCCGCTGGTCGGAGACGACCTGATGAGCCAGTTCGGCGGAACCGTCTTCCACAAGGGGCTCCTCAACCTCATGGTGAACAGGGGTGTCAAGATATCGAAGAGCTACCAGCTGGACGTCGGCGGCGGCTCGGAGACGCTCAACACAACAGACGAAGGCATCAAGATGGCGAAACGCGGCGTCAAGACAGCCTCTGTTGCTGCCGAGGTCCCGTACAAGTTCGAGACGATAGCCGGGACGACAGACTTCGTCGACTACCTGGGAAACGACAGGACGAGCTACTTCTGGGCGGAGGGGAGCGGTTTCCTTGGCTCCCCTGCCACCGTGGACGTCTACCTGCGGACCTCAGACGGCGCGAACGCAGGCAACATCCTGCTGGACGTGTTGAGGGCCACCCGCCGTGCGGCGAGCACTCGAAGGCTTGCGAAGGTCAACGAGATATGCGCCTACGGGTTCAAGTCTCCGCTCAAGCCCGTACACTTCGAAGAAGCCTACAGAAAGTTCGTGGCTGCGTTTGTCAAGTAGCTAGGCCCGATTCGCTTACAGATCAACAGACTCGGCGAAGGACTGCCGATTTTCAGCTCGTTTGCTTGGGTTTGCTCTCTTGCCCGCGTCTGTAGATTCCTTGGAAGAACAGGACCAGGCCGAGCATTATCACCGCTCCAGCAATGGTGAATGTCGTTGGTTGGTCCGCAGCCGGGTCGAAGCCTGAAGAGAAGAAGATGGACCCCAGAATGATGACCACTACTCCGATGAGAACGTAGGTTAACGACTTCAACTGGCACCATGCTTCTTCTCAGACATCAATTAAGGATTGTTCTGGGGCATCACACCGAACTGCTACCTTGTCGGCTCCCAAACCTTTATTCCGCTCTGCTGGGCACGCGACGCTGAACCTTGGCCAAGGCAGGCAACAGAAGCTGGAAGGTCGTGGTACCGGTACTCGTGATAGTCCTAATCGTGGGCGCCTACGCTTACTTGGTGTATCCCAATCCCTTCCGGGCTCAGGGAGGACTCGGTGCTCAGTCAAGCCTCAAGGTGCAGTTCTCCGTCAGCATGACGCACCAGGAGCAGCGGTTTGTAGACATCAGGCTGATTGTGGGAGGCTGGCTCAAAGGCCAATTCTGGGGCGCGAGCTGCATCCTGTTCTGTTCGAATGGGATTACCTACACCCTCGACCCGACAGTCCTCATAACCAACGTCGGCCGCGATTTTGAACAATGCAAGACCTTCGGCGCATCCGGGACGATAACCTGCACATCGGCCGACACCGCAACCGTGATTGGCGTGTCGGAATCTTCGACAACACCGGTCGCCTCCGACACTTCCAATTCGGGTCCGTGCAAGACCACCTCGACTGCGAACGAGATCGAGTCTGGCGGGCTTACAGACGTCGCGGGGACGGTCACGGCTGGGACAGCGGGTGCCACTGTCACAACAACCGTAGTGAACACATTCACAGCGGCCGAGACCGACAACAACGTCCAGGTGGCCTGCCTTCAGACCGAGCTCCACTCGGGTTCTAACGTAATCATCTACGCCGAAGGAACCTTCGGTCCCGACTCGTTCGTTGCTGGAAACACACTCAAGATCACCTGGTCAATCGGACGCACTTGAGCGAGGTTGATTTCTATTTTTGAACAACCAAATCCATCAGAACCGACATGCAGAGAATGTAGGAGTAAAATAACTGCAACGAATTGGTCTCCGAGTAATATCAAATATAGAAACTACGTCTGCATTAACTGCGTCAGTCTATACAACAAAGGTCAGCGAAGACGATTTGTAAAAGAGTGCATTCGGTGTAATTCTGTATTCAAGACCACACACAAAGGAGCAAAGTTCTGTTCGCATGGGTGTTCTGAATTATGTCAGATTGGAAAGAAGAGACCAGAAGTCAAAAAGTCACTCAAGGATTTCTATGCCTCTCATCCAGAGGCAGTAGAGGTTTCACGTGAAAGGGCGAAGACAAGTGGGTTCAAAAAAGGTCACACCATACCAGATGAATGGCGAGGGAAGATTCGGCCTTGGCTCGGCAAGGGATGTAGCCCAGAAACCAAGTCCAAGATGTCAACATCTCACATGAAATTTCACTTTGAGCATCCAGAAGTTGCCGCCGATAGAGGCGCAGCCCACAAAGGGCCAAACCATTGGAACTGGAAGGGCGGAATAACCGACGAAATGAAAGCTCTGAGAGAAAGCGACGAGTACAACGCGTGGAGGAGATCCGTGTATGAACGGGATGCCTTTACCTGTAAAGATTGCGGATCTAATAACGACATTGTGGCCCATCATTTGAAGCCGTTCAGGGATTACCCAGGACTCAGGTTCGACGCAGACAACGGAATCACACTCTGCCGCCCCTATCATAAGAAGCGCCATTCAGAAGTCGGGCTTTCAACCAGATTCAAACCAACCTCAGACGCATTACCCGATTACACTCTGGAGATTCTCGAAAGAGCCTCTATGTATTTACGTTCCAGACAACCTGCCGCGATAGATCAGCCGTGGAGCATCGCAAGGACGTAATTGAACGGAAGTCGAATCCCGGTGGTGCGGCAGCGGCCTACCTGGACGTGGTGAGCCGGCGCATCCGACTGACCTGCTCGTGAAACCTTTAGCCCTTCATGGGCATTCCAAGACGTATTCAGGCGCGAACTGCGGGAGCACGTGGCATGAGGTTATCGTGGCTATACGGAACACTTCGACGTCTGGGTTCGTGTACACCAAGCTCATGTTGGCGTTCGGGGCGAAGGTGTTCCAGGGGTAGACCGATGGGTTTGACGGTAGGTCCTCAGTTACGAACTTCGTCACTATCATGTATGTCGGAGGCAGATACCAGACGATGGTGGCGTTTATCAAACGAGTCGGTGATGTATCCGTAGTATCCCAGAGATTGTTGCTTATCGCCGCTACAAATTTGGGTTTCTGCAGTTGGAATCCAGCCGCCGTTTTGAACGCATCGGTGATGTTGGAAGTGAAACCGTATACCGTTCTCCTAAATAGCATGTAGGTCATCTCGGTAAAGCGCCAATCGGTGACGGAGTAATAGACCGAGGTCCGGGGCGTGTTGTCGTTCAGCCAACCTATCGCGGAATGGACGTATCCCTGAATTTCGGCCGATTGGGGAACAGGCGTGAGCATCCGCTCACCCCACGACCCTACGAATGTGGCTCCCAAACATAGAAGCGCGAGGGAAAGGCCGACGACTTTCCTCTTCCCGATCCTCCCTTGGGGAATCAGCATGGTGATGCCCACGCCCGCCATCATCGTCAGAAAGACAAGGCCGATGAAAGAGAAACGCCACGCAACGGAGTTGAACGGCGAGGCGACTATTATGACGCCCGCGAAAATGGCAGGCAAAAATGAAGTTGCGTTGTTGATTCCTCTCTGTCGCGCCAGAGAAACTGCGGCAAGAGCGAACAAGATGAGCGCCCCCAAGTCGTTTGTGGTCACGACGGCCATGTAGGAAACAACAGGAACCGGAGAAAGAAGAGTAGCCAGCGGCGTCGTCCCGAGTACGTTCTGTGAGACAGGCGAGGGTGCCAGGAAGCCCAGAATCGTGTTCGAGTACGACGGGAAGAGAAGAACGCCGAGGACCGCGGGAACCGCAAGAATGCCCAGAAGGAGAAACCAGGTTATCCGGTCTTCCCGTGACTTCGTCAGTGAGACGAGGGTCATCACCAACAGAACTGGAAGAAGGACTAGCACCGCATAGTGGGATATGAACCCACTAGCCAGAGCGAGCAAGAACAAGAACCATGGGGCGGGGCGTTTCGGCTCGTTGAGGAGAGGGGCCATCACAGCCAAGATGAACAGGAGCGAGATGAGACCGTAGAACTCGGGATAGAGTCCAGAGTTGAACAGGTTCCCGAACCACACCGTCGCCGTGAGAACGTAGATCGCCGCCCCGGCGTAGGCTCCGTTGCGATTCTTGAAGATCTTGGCTGCTGCAAGGTAGAAGAGCGGGGTAGAGAACACGGCAAGAATACCGACCGTATAGCGCGCGACGTTGGTGTCCACTCCGCTGAAAAACATCGCCATCCCAATCTGATAGTGGACCCCGAAATACAGTATGCCTGAAGGGATTGACGAGATCTGCCCAGCGAGGATGGCGCGGGCCAAGTTGAAATGTTGTATGAAATCAGCGCTCGGATATTGCGGGAAAAACGGAAACTGCCCGAAATATTGGATTAGCATGATTAACTGGGCCGCAATCAAGACAGCGATGAGGCAGTCGCCCCAACTCGGCATCCGAGGAAAGGAGAACCTGCGCCTCGCGACTATCGAAGCAAACAATGCAACCAGGCCAATCCCGACTGGCAGATAGACGGCGGCGCCCCCGATTCCTAACAACTCGATGCCGAAGATGCTGAACCCAGAGGTGAAGACTAACATGGAGACTCCACTCGAGGAGATTCCCACGCCCAAGGCAATCGCAAATCGCGAGGCCATGTCGTCCTCGGGCTTCCACGCCTTCAAGAGTTCACCGAAGCCGATGCCCTGAATGAGGACCACTAGGACGTAAGCTGCTAGGCCTACAATCAACTGCAGTTTCCTGCCTGACTGGCCGAGCTATTTAGGAATCTACCCTCCGATTCTGTGGAGGCCTTACGCAGAAGCTGAGGTGGGCTGTAGAGTCCAGACCTGCTGCCTCTTCCAAGGGCGAGCAGCTTTGCGGACTTGGCTTAGTCTGAGCTGCCTATGTTCCACTAGGAGTTTCTGTCTTTGGGCACGGATGCGTTTCGGGCCCTTCGCAAACGAGAAGCCAGAACCCGGGTCCCGCTATTCCTTCGTCTGTACGCGAAGGAGGACCAGGACTTCCTCCCTCTTCGCCGGTAGGCCAACAGCAGAGCCAAGAGCAAAGCTGCCAAGGCGGTTACTATTCCAACCACGAAGAGAAGGTAGAGGTAGAGGTAAGGCTGGACAACCACAGTCGCCAATTCGACCCTGTGCCTCGAAACGTGGGGGATTGCAACCACCAGTTCATAGCCAGACGAGGTGGAAGTCATGAGATAGGTCGCGTTATTGCCTACCGCGAGGGTCATCATACTGAATATCGAGTCCGCAGGCTGCAGCCTGACACCATCGAGGGTCACGGACAGGGTCGACGGCGATAGTCCTGGCAGTGCGTCCTGCGCCAGGTTGAAGACCAGCAGTGTCGGGCCGGGGCTGGGACCTTGAATGTCGACGCGGATGTTGTTGAGCTGCGGCCTGCCCACGGTCAGGGTGAAGTTCTCGTTGATGATGGTGTAGGTCACGTTGCTCTGCGTGGCGTATACCATCACAGGAACTGCGGTCGTGAACTCGACCGTCACTTGCCGCGTCAATGGAAGGATGATGCTCCCCCTGTTCTGTGTAGTTATGAAGACCGAGAAGGGCGAGGCATTCTTAGATTGCGGCACCAGCGGCGAGGTCACGACGAAGGT is a genomic window of Nitrososphaerales archaeon containing:
- a CDS encoding inositol-3-phosphate synthase, producing the protein MKSRIAVAGVGNCASVFVQGLEYYSTGGTEGLWHPRVAGMRASDLKVVAAFDVDPRKVGLDLHKAIFAAPNVARRYVEPKSSRVKVSAGISAADAAPHLRSSRLETADRAEVARQLEAADADILVNLISSGSDASSEGYALAALEAGCAFVNCAPSLLLRRKSLVAKFAKSKLPLVGDDLMSQFGGTVFHKGLLNLMVNRGVKISKSYQLDVGGGSETLNTTDEGIKMAKRGVKTASVAAEVPYKFETIAGTTDFVDYLGNDRTSYFWAEGSGFLGSPATVDVYLRTSDGANAGNILLDVLRATRRAASTRRLAKVNEICAYGFKSPLKPVHFEEAYRKFVAAFVK